One Oenanthe melanoleuca isolate GR-GAL-2019-014 unplaced genomic scaffold, OMel1.0 S157, whole genome shotgun sequence genomic window carries:
- the LOC130266703 gene encoding olfactory receptor 14A16-like has product MSNSSSISHFLLLPLADTRQLQLLHFCLFLGISLAALLGNGLIISAVACGHHLHTPMFFFLLNLALTDLGSICTTVPKAMHNSLWDSRHITYSGCAAQVFFFVFFISAELSLLTIMCYDRYVSICKPLHYGTLLGSRACAHMAAAAWASGFLYSLLHTANTFSLPLCHGHALGQFFCEIPQILKLSCSKSYLREVWILAVSVCLDFGCFVFIVFSYVQIFRAVLRIPSEQGRHKAFSTCLPHLAVVSLFLSTAFFAYLKPPSMSSTSLDPAVSVLYSVVPPLLNPLIYSLRNQELKASVWRLMTGCFQEY; this is encoded by the coding sequence atgtccaacagcagctccatcagccacttcctcctgctgccattggcagacacgcggcagctgcagctcctgcacttctgcctcttcctgggcatctccctggctgccctcctgggcaacggcctcatcatcagcgccgtagcctgcggccaccacctgcacacccccatgttcttcttcctgctcaacctggccctcactgacctgggctccatctgcaccactgtgcccaaagccatgcacaattccctctgggacagcAGGCACATCACCTACTCAGGATGTGCCGCAcaggtgtttttctttgtatttttcatttcagcagagctttccctcctgaccatcatgtgctacgaccgctacgtgtccatctgcaaacccctgcactacgggaccctcctgggcagcagagcttgtgcccacatggcagcagctgcctgggccagtggctttctctattcactgctgcacacagccaatacattttccctgcctctgtgccatggccatgccctgggccagtttttctgtgaaatcccacagatcctcaagctctcctgctccaaatCCTACCTCAGGGAAGTTTGGATTCTTGCTGTTAGTGTTTGTTTAGATTTTggctgttttgtgttcattgttttctcctatgtgcagatcttcagggccgTGCTGAGGATCCcttctgagcagggacggcacaaagccttttccacctgcctccctcacctggctgtggtttcCCTCTTCCTCAGCACTGCATTCTTTGCCTacctgaagcccccctccatGTCATCCACATCCCTGGATCCTGCAGTGTCTGTTCTATATTCAGTGGTGCCTCCActcctgaaccccctcatctacagcctgaggaatcAGGAGCTCAAGGCTTCAGTGTGGAGACTGATGACTGGATGCTTTCAGGAATATTAA